Within Engraulis encrasicolus isolate BLACKSEA-1 chromosome 8, IST_EnEncr_1.0, whole genome shotgun sequence, the genomic segment aatgaactttccgccttggactatacctttccccaaatgttcaataaactttatttatgattcaaCTGGTTTCCTTCTATTGGGGTCTTGTGGTCTTGCGCACCAACTTGCATggactgtgacagtgacacagaccGTACAGATTGCAACATTGTCAATAGTTCAAGTAGTTAGTGCTTACATCACATTAGGGTTTGGACTTTTCCAAATTGTTAATATATTTCCTTTTAAGGTCTTTATATGTAAGAATTGGTCATTTAAGGAatcgagggggaaaaaaactgagctctcagacatcataccactaaaccatgtatattttcccaaaagttataGGTACACCAAAAACATGACAATATACATGAACTCCAAGGtttcatattgtatataacaaactatgataacctactgcaaaatggctgtagaggccttggcagtttactactacatagaactaaaacgtatagagcatactggggtcatatacaatatgatgtacaagagtataataggaatgagttatattactgttaccactcaaattcttattaaggacatcttggaggttcaaacaagtcatgttgaaccttggaaaagtggtctagatccagacatcatagcacaatgtaatcacagaggaactgtgtcactgatgttggttgctaaggaagatgctttgcctagcaaccgttgctatgcaaaagctacaccaaatacagtttaatatatgtatactgcagactccaagctttcatatggtatatcataagctatgataaccaactgaatcatggctctagaggacttggcagtgtactactagaatgcattgagcattctggggtcatatacaatatgatgtgaaaaagtatagtgggagtgagttatattactgttaccactcaaattcttattcaggacatcttgacgatcaaaaaaaatcatatggcgttttgttgtggggggggtgcatggtaggctaccgttcctccccgactaATAGTATCTCATTAAGTTGACGCTTACTTAACAGTGAAACATAGTTAATCTCATCTTCACCCACCCTTTCTATTGCAGCAATGCTGGTGCTGTTGTTGACAATTCTGACACTGTGGGCTCCGGctactactggtggtggtggtgatggtgatgccaCCCAGCCAGGTCCCACCCCTGACTCCACCACCACTGCCTTGGCCCTCAGCCTGTTCCGGGCCGTGTCCGCCTCTGCGCCCGGTGAAAACGTGGTGCTGTGTCCCCTTGGCCTGATCCAGATGCTGGCGCAGCTACAGCTGGGGGCGAGGGGGAGCACGCTCCAACAGCTGAGGAAAGCCATGCACCCTGTGGACATCCACGACGGTAAATAGCCTGCAGACATTTTGGAACACTACAGTCCATTGACACTGAATAGAGGGGAGGGGGCGAGGGGTTCTATGCATATAACCGGCCATACGGGTACTTTGTTCGTGAACGAGCGGtccgcccctttttgggggaaagcaAACCGACTGTCTCATTAATTTACATGCAACATCGGTTAGCCTAAATTAACACcatccatgcttcagccacagtttggctatattatttgagcagccgacaacacaactcgttttcggcatgttgagcgtgaacaacgcttgtctacaggtcttTGTTTTTCATTTACTCTGTCCCAACAACACCAATTAACATGCCTTGGCTTATCCcccaatattttcccccaaaaaggggcgtaacgctcaTGGCACACATCATGGCAGTTATACGTATTCTGAAGTGAAGCAACGGCGGGGGGTGGGACTAGACCCGGAAACAAGGAAAAAAAgccaattcccattcatctcCATGGGTGACTTGAGCCAATGCATCCTCTTGCCAGTTCTTGCAGAATCTACTCTATTTTGGGCAAATAGTAGTTTCCCGTCCATTTCAAACAagctaaatatatttttagggctgaccctttatttcagagagctattcaaaatgtttaaatgaccaattagCATTGTTAGCTgacttgattgacagtcaaacacaACCGTTGTCCTATCAGCGTTGGTTCTCAGAGTTACGAAGGAACGAATGCAGACATTTAGGGCGTAAGAATCCTCGAAGATCAATTGTGGACgcttcaaaacatttgaatggaatACAATGAAGAATGCTGTCCATGTATATACGTCAATGGTACAGTCCCTCAGTCAGAGCATCATCACAGATCGCAGATGTCAGTAcctttatcattacattacaaagAACATTAAACTTAGCTGCAATCCAAAGCTAAGTTATTTTATGAACAGGGTATCAGTTACaagtcctggagcaatgtggggttaggtgccttactcaagggcacttcagccatggatgtaggtgctggtaaggatgggatttgaaccggtaATCCTCTGATTTGAAGACCAGCGCTTTTACCATTGAGCCAACCATTATCACAGTGAAAGACAAAGCGAACTTATCTACATACTGTGTTTTGACGGCCTCACATTTGGTTTACACATTTATTGCCAACTGAGTGCATTTTTGTCAGTCGAGCTGTAGTAGTGCGTTTACTGTTTGTTGCACTTCTATGTTACGTATGGTACGATATGAAGACATTTTACAtggtgccttttgtgtgtgtgtgtgtgtgtgtgtgtgtgtgtgtgtgtgtgtgtgtgtgtgtgtgtgtgtgtgtgtgtgtgtgtgtgtgtgtgtgtgtgtgtgtgtgtgtgtgtgtgtgtgtgtgtgtgtgtgtgtgtgtgagtgcgtgcttgtgtggatgcgtggctgtgtgcatgcatgctgcgcacgtgtatgcatgtgtgtgcatgtatatgtgtccACTTTAGAGACATCCCGTGTCCTTTTCCAGAAGGAGGCTGAGGCCATCATGTCCCCACAGCGGACCAGCGAGCAGGTGGGGCACCACCAgcagcaagtcaagtcaagtcaagtcaagtcggttttattgtcaatttcaatgtttacatgcgctggtcatacaaagaattgaaattacgtttctttcctcagcagcagcagcagtcgttcCACATGTCCATGGCCAGCGCCCTGTTCCTGCAGAAGGGCTTCCCCATGAGCGAGGCCTTCCTGCAGGCTAGCGCTGCCCACCTCCAGGCCTCCCTCAGCCATGTGGACTTCTTCCATCCCCACAAGGCCGCGCAGGACATTAACTCATGGGTGGAGAGGCAGACCAATGGTaagtgtattctgtgtgtgtgtgtgtgtgtgtgtgtgtgtgtgtgtgtgtgtgtgtgtgtgtgtttgtgcgtgagcgcGTGCCCGTGCGCGTGCACGGGTGTATCCATGTGATGGAGAGTGAGAAATGAGTGACTTAGCAATTCACCGGAAAGTGCCATCATCACATTTAAATCAGTGAGCACTCGCAGTGCAGTCCACTCAGTTCAAGCTCCATTCACCGCGACTCCAGCCTTTCCTTCTCACtccatttcattttgtttcaatTATGTTTTAGTGTCAGGGTCACATTTAAAAGTGTCGTTTAGGACCGTGTATTTTCTCCCCAAACTGCACTTTTCCTTGCTACTGATATGTTAAAATGATCATCTCTCTGGATGCTAATGATCAGAGCCAAGCTCATTAGCGCTAATGTGAGTGATTCCCGCACATGCCCAGTGAAGCCTCAGCGATCCAGAAATAGTCACTCACCCGCCTCAGAAAGGCAAAAAACAGTGTACTGTACCTTCATTTGAAATTCAGATCAGCCACCGCAAGTGAATACCAGTCCAAATTTCCAATTAATTTCATTCACGGTGTATAATAAATGCATTGCTCGCTGCTCTAAGTCTAAATACAAAGACCCAACAACGTGCCAGAAACAGGGAGCATTTCCGTGTATGTGTACCCCAGAGCCAATGGTTGTATTAGCATTTCAAATTGAGTTATATGGTTAAACAAGCAATGTTTCTGCTCCGCGCTGCTATTTACGACTGTGCAAAAGTTATTTGTCTTGTGTGCACAAATACATCTACACAAAACTGCTCGAGAAAACAATAATGCAATTTttaagccaccaccaaacacttCCAAAAGCACATTACTCACATTTCTGCTTCCTCCCTCCCTAATTTGCATGAGATAATATTTTGACACTTTTCCAGGTCCTCTCGCGGATTCGCAATTATAAACTTTATTTTGGCCTGAAAGGGGACacagcaataataaaaaaaaaactctgtttacgtCTAATGGTGATGAAAGACATATAAAGACATAAATCTCCCTCAGCTTTCAGCActgttgaaataaataaataaataaatagataaataaataaataaagctcaGTTGGTTCATTTTCGCCACTAGCTCAAATGAGATTCTAAAATCCGTGGAGATTTGTAAGAGGGGCTGAGATTGCCTCCGCCCACCCCTCGCCTAATGGCGTCTCTCTCACTGTCGCAACATTAGCAACAGACTTCAAAGATCCAAAGAAGAAAGACGACAGCCTATAgtatgtatgtgcctgtgcgCCCAATCTACCCCCCTCTCCTGATAAGGagctattattgttgttattatgaaCTAATTTTCATCCGAGATCAAAAATGTTTAATTAAATCTTGTGCTGCAGTCGGAGGTGGCCTTGCCGAGAGATAATGGCATTGAATTGATCTCAACAGCAATGCTGCCGCCTCACATGAATGCATAATGAGACCATTAAACATGTACACTGTACACTTCACAATAATGATTGTATCTGTCCCCTTAACAACATCCAAACACATGTTTTTATTTACAGCAGTGTATTTGCTTTCGACTTTAATTGAGTTGTTTTTATTAGTGCATGTGTTTTACTGGTCTTGTGTACTGTGTACAGGTCCCTCTCTTCAGGTGGTTTTAGCTGTGCCCTTGTGAGTCCTCTGTCCTTGACCATCCGTTTCCAAACACGCTGTCAGATGAATTGTTCAGGGCCACTCTAGACGTACCTAGAATGAAGCAGACAAtagggtttgttgttgttgttgttgttgttgttgttgttgtgcataTTTACACATCTATGTTGACAGATTTACTGTAAGACAACACTCAAAAGAGAGTAAAGTAGCCTACAAGgccacaaataataaaaaaactattGATTTTCAGAATTGAGAAAAAATGCCAAGTAAACAAATAGTGTGATGTACAGTAAAATAGAAGTCCGCATCATTCTGCTTTGTCACCCAGCCATGGAGCCATAGCGGGGCATTGTAAACATTGTATAGATTGTACTGGGCCTTTATATGGTAgctctcagggctggactggccatctggcatagcgggcatttctcagtgggccccgcacccttgtgggcccctatgttcagaaatgtatataaaaaaaagattattattattactatttttacatttctgaaaataggtgcccatgagggtgcgggacccaccggtgagtcagtttcgcgcaggctaattatgagggggccccttttagccaaaggtgccagggccctatttctcctccagtccagctcTGGTAGCCCTGTGTGACTCACAGTGATGCTGCATCTCACAGTAAAGAGACGAGTTGAGGTAACGGCTGTGTGCACTACAGTATACGCTGATGTGTTTGGGAGCGGGAGCCCTGGCTTTGAATTTTTATTGATGGCATCTGCCAGCGTTTTGAAAAGCCTTTTGATGGGTGTCATTAATCATCAGAGGGGTGCGTGTAGGATCGGCCAAATGGCATGCAGTTGAACTATACAGCGACTTGCCTAAGCTTCAAAACTTAAGGCTTGGATTCAGCCGCCTCTTGGCTAGATGTGCATACGAGTACAAATGAGGCCAGTTCTACATCACGTGGACTGGAGACCAATCCTCCAGTCTATTAACCTGAAACTGGTTATGAGTGGGTGTTTTATGCAGACGACATACCTCATATAAACTCTGatgatcatttttttctttcttttttcccttcaacAAAAAAAATGATGACTTTGTACTTTTACGCCCTTGATCCACTATAGTATGCACCACTCATCtttctcttcattcctcctccttcttcctctcctcctatctgtcactttccccccaccctcctcctcgtTGACTCAGGTAAGATCTGGCAGCTGTTCTCCGCGGATGACTTTGGCCCGCTCAGCCGTCTGGCGGTGGCTAACGCTGTGTACTTCAGGGGCTCCTGGCAGCAAGGCTTTCCCCCGGAGAACACCGCCCTGGGGGCCTTCACCAGGACCGATGGCTCAGTCACCAATGTCCCCATGATGTATCACAGGCTCCAGGCCAATATCGGTGGGTGCCACtcaaaaaaaagctcaaaaaaaAGAAGTTTCCCTCAGGGGCCCAGCTTCAAGTACGGCCTAGGTCATATCAACATTATTgggttattgattgattgatttgttgtCTGATTGATTATTGCACTTAAGGGAATTCCAAAGGGGGAATTATTGCAGGGCAGGCGCCATCTTGTCTAAGTTGCCTCTCATATTGGCGTGTACTGGTTGTCACCAGCTTATTACCGTATGTACTGTATCACAGACTCTTGGTCAACATCGGTAGGTTGTCACTCAGAAAGCTATGAGGCCCTACAAAAAGTGCCATATACACGTAGTAAATCTGAAAATGAGAGATGCTCCTTCAAAGCTGTCATACTGTACTGTCAGATGTAGTTAGGATGGGgatgccttaaaggtgcactgtgcaggaaatggtcaaaaaggtgttgcaactatgctgttcattgaaactgggctgcctattgccaaatttgatatttacatgaaagtttctgaagtaataaacaaatattttctagtatggcccaagtagagtcatttttgccggtaaaaatagctatttttggaaattcaaaatggcggaccatggagaagatcccccttttcatgtatgaaaagtgaaatttttccagtcataatgaatacttggaatttgatgatggtggtaagtattcatgaaaaaggaaacattagtgaatgggcagcatgaattctggaaataaacaactaaaaatcgcacacagtgtccctttaaaggtgcactgggttggattgtggccagagaatgctggtcattgaaactgtgctgcatgttgccaaatttgatgttttcatgaatatttactaataaactaatattcatgatcaaagtacagtcagttttgcagctaaaaatgcctatttctggaaattaaataaAGGCGGACATGGAGAACATCCACCCTCGTCGTGTATTAAAGTGCGATTTCCTCaaccataatgaatacttagatttgatggtggtggtaggtatttaTGAGAAATGTGAcacttgtgaatgagcagcatgaattataCAAATAAGgtgcaaaaaatattacacagtgcacctttaatgtacaGTCCATGTATGAGTATGCTGAGGTGAGGAGGAATGGTATTTGGTTACAGAAGAAGTTTTATAAAGGTTCAGTTGTTGGTTCCCTGACCTCTCCCGCCTGATTTGCTTGCTCAggccatttccctaatttatgcCATTTACCTGGCTAAAGATTTGTGATAATTAGGGTCAATTGATTGAGTGAAATGGCTGGAACAAATGTGGTAGGCAGGGTGTTTAACTTTTTGAACCGAAATTGTTCACCTCAGTGGGCTGTAGTGAATCTGTTGCATCTCTCctcatatgtaaaaaaaaacagaggaaagATTTATTAATTGTGATGCTTTAATGTGTTTTTAATTTCAAATTAATTACCAGTAAGCACTGTTGTTTTCTTCCATATGCTGTCTGAATGGGATTTCATTTCCCCCGCCCGCCTCTTTAATGACTCCTCTTGTGTTCATATGGATGAGAAGGGCCATTTGTCACAGTGGGCATGTGTGGATCTGTTGCCATATGTGTTTGGGCAATGCCATGTAGGTttgacttgtttgtgtgtgtgtgcgtgcttgtgtgtgtgtgtgtgtgtgtgtgtgtgtgtgtgtgtgtgtgtgtgtgtgtgtgtgtgtgtgtgtgtgtgtgtgtgtgtgtgtgtgtgtgtgtgtgtgtgtgtctgtctgtctgtctgtctgtctgtctgtctgtgtgtgtgtgtgtgtgtgtgtgtgtgtgtgtgtgtgtgtgtgtgtgtgtgtgtgtgtgtgtgtgtgtgtgtgtgtgggtgtgggtgtgtgtgtgtgtgtgtgtgtgtgtttgtgtgtgtgtttgtgtgtgtgtgtttatgcttatgCGTGTATTTGCGTGTACTTACTATACATGTATGTATTCAGTGtaattattctgtgtgtgtgtgcgcgcgtgtgtgcatgcgtgggtgcgtgtgtgtgcatgcgtgtattatGTGTTTATGCACAGGTTTGCCTATACTTACAGTTCATGAAATTCCAGcataagtctctgtgtgtgtgtgtgtgtgcgtgtgtgtgcgtgtgtgtgtgtgtgtgtgtgtgtgtgtgtgtgtgtgtgtgtgtgtgtgtgtgtgtgtgtgtgtgtgtgtacagtatgcgtgcatgtgtgactgcacgagagtgtatgtgtatgtatgataATGCATATGTCTATGTTTACGTGGTCATGCATATATTTATATTGATCTGGTGAACTGTATTTCCCTTATTTGCCTATGTGTCTGTGCACTATGCATGTACTGCACCCATGTGCTTCTGTAAGCTACTTCCCCCATGGGGATGGGGAGGTgcaggtgtatatgtgtgtatgataATGCATACTGTATGACTGTGTTTACGTgatcatgcatacagtatgtatatttaTATTGATCTAGTGTACTTCTCTTATTTGCCTGTGTGCCTATGCACTGCTCATACATGTACCACCCATGTGCTGCTATAGGTTACTTCCCCCATGGGGATGGGGAGGTGCGGGTGCTGGAGCTGGGCTatggagatggagaaggggagGCGGAGGCCAGTCTCATCGTGCTGCTGCCCGACTCCGCACAGGGCCTccctcagctggagagagacctCACTATGGAGCTGCTCAACACCTGGATGGcccagacagaggaggaggaagtggaggttcACCTACCCAAGTATTACAGTATAAacctgcatgcagacacacacactcacacacaagcatacacaaacgcacacgcacacgtgcagactacacacacacacacacacacacacacacacacacacacacacacacacacacacacacacacacacacacacacacacacacacacacacacacacacacacacacacacacacacacacacacacacacacacacacacacacacacacacacaggtgcagagatagggacgtggtggtgctaaagcacttgcccctttgccccactggacaaaaaaaaatccctttttgaAAAAAGCCCTTTGAAatgccctctttaaaaaaaagaaaaatgtcacaatgtactgtggtccatgttgacatgataatccaCAAATGCTAGACAAggaaaagcatgtgacaataacgCTGTGATACAATATATAGCCCCTATACCAGTTatggggaacttttttcattcgaggggccacttcaaattcctccaaggggcGTCAaagtcatccgagggccgtactatgaacacaaaccaggatttcaccctgcCGGTTTtatttaggcctgtattggaggcagccatctttaaaacacaccccaccttcactaggtcccctgggGATGGGGGCGCACTTCAACTGCGGCGATAGATCTTGAGATGGGCTTTTGAgaggtgttaaagggacagtttggtcaatttcaacatgcagttgtaatgctcacaccaccctggacttgtcagtgcctgagatttttttttcttcttcttcagccgtttccgagatcctggtcattgtaatgggggcagctctttgtttacatttcaaaaaaacatttttatttattcccaaaaacatccaaaaggttataaaacatcagcagacaactagcaaacagcagtaccttttgggaaaatatttggagttggcctatgtttcattttttaaaaatgtaaacgaacgctgcccccattagaattgctcatatctcggaaagggctgagccgaaaaatgtggcatcaccaggtactgacaagtcaagggtagcgtgagcaatacaactgcatgttgaaattgaccaaactgtccctttaactttacCAAGTAACCTACACTAAGGGTGAAAATAAGGTGAAACGGGACAAAAACTAAAGAGATTGGAAAGGGGAGgagatacaaaaaaacaaaatgtcaaGAAGATGGTAAAGGGAATGTGTCAGTTgaagaagacagaaaagaaagtgAAGCGCTCTAAGCCAAAAACGTTAAagacatatatattttttctttatccCTTTTGCCTTTTTGTCTTGGGTATATCCAAGTAAAAGCTAATGTGATCAGAGACTCCATaactcacacacatcacatcccaccccaccccaccgccccCGACTACACTCCCTCTGCAAAACAGTCTGGCGTCTCATCTTCACAATAAGACTGTCTCGAGTTCCCTCGATGGCCTTCACTCACACGGCAACTGCAGTTTGGGGGAGATACACATGTGGCAAGTGAACGAGGAAAATTCAATCAAAGGACATCTCAttcaagagtttgtgtgtgtgtgtgtgtgtgtgcgtgtgtgcgtgtgtgcgtgtgtgtgtgcgtgtgtgcgtgcgtgtgtgtgcgtgcgtgcgtgcgtgcgtgcgtgcgtgcgtgcgtgtgtgtgtgtgtgtgtgtgtatgagagagagagagagagagagagagagagagagagagagagagaaagagggagagagagagagagagagagagagagagagagagagagagagagagagagagagagagatggtgattaTGTGAGTGCAGCATTGACAGGGGAAAAGGATGTGGACAGCAGGGAGAAAAGAGATGTCAAAATGTGACGACAGGAGccagttgtgtgtttttgtgcaactgtgtgtgtgtgtgttagagagagagagtatgtgtgtgtggtgtgtgtgtgtgtgtgtgtgtgtgtgtgtgtgcgtgtgcgtgtgcgtgtgtgtgtgagggatctGTCAGGGCAAATTGTGTCGTTTCTAGTAATGAAAGCAGAAAAATAGAAAACGTCAAAGGAGATCACTGCTCAGTGGGCTACCCAACATCAGTGGCAGACTCAAAAGAGTTTCAAAACATTGAAGTCTGCCGTTATGACGTGTGTCTCGGGAAATGCAGATAATTACTATTCTACAATAATGAATCCTGCATTCCTTTTAAAAACAATAACCTTTGTTTGTCTTGTTTGAAAGGTTTAAGGTGACCCAGAGAGTGGACCTGGAGAAGGCCCTGAGATCCATGAACATCACAGAGGTCTTTGACCCCGCTGGTGACCTCTCAGGGA encodes:
- the LOC134453821 gene encoding serpin I2-like; amino-acid sequence: MLVLLLTILTLWAPATTGGGGDGDATQPGPTPDSTTTALALSLFRAVSASAPGENVVLCPLGLIQMLAQLQLGARGSTLQQLRKAMHPVDIHDETSRVLFQKEAEAIMSPQRTSEQQQQQSFHMSMASALFLQKGFPMSEAFLQASAAHLQASLSHVDFFHPHKAAQDINSWVERQTNGKIWQLFSADDFGPLSRLAVANAVYFRGSWQQGFPPENTALGAFTRTDGSVTNVPMMYHRLQANIGYFPHGDGEVRVLELGYGDGEGEAEASLIVLLPDSAQGLPQLERDLTMELLNTWMAQTEEEEVEVHLPKFKVTQRVDLEKALRSMNITEVFDPAGDLSGMTEAGQLHVSKAVQSTFIEVNEEGSEAAAATGGAAAVIMSLPSHRFSADRPFLFLIRHRLTGAVLFAGRVLQPELMETRGRDTLAL